In one window of Planctomycetia bacterium DNA:
- a CDS encoding acetylxylan esterase, with protein sequence MSLRTLLVVLALSILSRADFAAAAAPRVLPEGKLPDDVRLGELRTLDSYFPFAVPDTREAWAQRAERTRRRILVAMGLYPMPERTRAQAVVHGRVDRGDYTVERVYFQSYPGHFVTGSLFRPVGRTGRLPGVLCPHGHWANGRFFDAGEEEAKKQIATGAESMMSGARFPLQARCVQLARMGCVVFHYDMLGNADSFQIPLEIAHGFRDRRPDLERPDRWGFFSPQAELRLQSIMGLQTYNSIRALDWLSNLPDVDPQRIGVTGASGGGTQTFILSAIDPRPAVEFPAVMVSTAMQGGCTCENACYLRTGVGNVDFAACFAPKPLGMTAADDWTKELETKGLPELKQLYGLLGQPGKVSATIRLEFGHNYNAVSRQAMYHWFNTHLLLGYAEPIVEQDFQPLTRDELTVWDDAHPQPAADANYEPSLLQTVDAASHEALAADPTQFTRLAYDVVIDRQVPAEGEIAQRKVFDNDRGDYRELGGLIELPARGEQLPEVFLMPKNATGDVVIWIDGRGKDALFDAQGQPLPEIARLLAAGKSVACVDLIGQGECKSDSAAKDENRRVKEDRNFAGYTYGYNSPLFVQRVHDILTVVGLTKLHAKDGDQIELVGVHGAGLWVAAAAAQAGEAVDGVAIDTEGFRFANLTSYADPLFLPGAVKYGDVPGLLSLLDKQPLWLAGENAQTIDELNQNRAERGAAGIICPKETAEEKSSAVVDWLLKVSQ encoded by the coding sequence ATGTCCCTTCGCACGCTTCTCGTTGTTCTGGCACTTTCAATTTTGTCCCGCGCGGACTTCGCTGCTGCCGCCGCGCCGCGTGTGTTGCCGGAGGGAAAGCTGCCGGATGACGTGCGGCTCGGCGAATTGCGCACCTTGGACAGCTATTTTCCCTTCGCGGTTCCCGATACGCGCGAAGCCTGGGCGCAGCGGGCGGAGCGGACGCGGCGGCGCATTTTGGTCGCCATGGGCCTTTACCCCATGCCCGAGCGCACGCGGGCGCAAGCCGTGGTGCATGGCCGCGTCGACCGTGGCGACTACACCGTCGAGCGCGTCTATTTCCAGAGCTATCCCGGCCACTTCGTGACCGGTAGTTTGTTCCGTCCCGTCGGGCGCACCGGCCGGTTGCCGGGCGTGCTTTGCCCGCATGGGCACTGGGCGAACGGCCGCTTTTTCGACGCCGGCGAAGAGGAAGCCAAGAAACAGATCGCCACCGGCGCGGAATCGATGATGAGCGGCGCCCGCTTTCCGCTCCAAGCCCGCTGCGTGCAACTCGCGCGGATGGGCTGCGTGGTGTTCCACTACGACATGCTCGGCAACGCCGACAGCTTCCAGATTCCGCTCGAGATCGCCCACGGCTTTCGCGATCGCCGACCGGATCTCGAACGTCCCGATCGCTGGGGTTTCTTCAGCCCTCAAGCGGAATTACGCCTGCAAAGCATCATGGGCCTGCAGACGTATAACTCGATCCGAGCCCTCGATTGGTTGAGTAACTTGCCGGACGTCGACCCGCAGCGGATCGGTGTCACCGGCGCGAGCGGTGGCGGGACGCAGACGTTTATTCTTTCGGCGATTGACCCGCGCCCCGCGGTCGAGTTCCCGGCCGTGATGGTGTCCACCGCCATGCAAGGCGGCTGCACCTGCGAGAACGCCTGCTATCTGCGAACGGGCGTGGGGAACGTCGATTTCGCCGCCTGCTTCGCCCCCAAGCCGCTCGGCATGACCGCCGCGGACGATTGGACCAAAGAACTGGAAACCAAGGGCCTGCCGGAGTTGAAGCAACTCTACGGACTGCTCGGCCAGCCAGGGAAGGTTTCGGCAACGATCCGCCTGGAATTCGGCCACAACTACAACGCGGTGAGCCGGCAGGCGATGTACCACTGGTTCAACACACATCTCCTGTTGGGCTACGCCGAACCGATCGTGGAGCAGGATTTTCAACCGCTCACGCGCGACGAGCTCACCGTTTGGGACGACGCACATCCCCAGCCCGCTGCTGACGCGAACTACGAACCGTCGCTGCTGCAGACAGTGGACGCGGCCTCGCACGAAGCGTTGGCGGCCGATCCGACGCAATTCACGCGTCTCGCCTACGACGTCGTCATCGACCGGCAAGTTCCCGCCGAAGGCGAAATCGCACAGCGCAAGGTGTTCGACAATGATCGCGGCGATTACCGCGAGTTGGGCGGACTGATCGAGCTGCCGGCGCGGGGCGAGCAACTGCCCGAAGTATTTCTGATGCCTAAGAACGCCACCGGCGATGTCGTGATCTGGATCGACGGGCGTGGCAAGGATGCGCTCTTCGACGCGCAAGGGCAACCTTTGCCGGAGATCGCCCGACTGCTGGCGGCCGGAAAAAGTGTGGCCTGCGTTGACCTGATCGGTCAAGGCGAATGCAAGAGCGACTCGGCGGCAAAGGATGAAAATCGCCGCGTCAAGGAAGACCGGAATTTCGCCGGCTACACGTACGGTTACAACAGCCCACTCTTTGTGCAGCGCGTGCATGACATTTTGACAGTCGTGGGACTGACCAAGCTGCACGCGAAAGACGGCGATCAGATTGAGCTAGTCGGCGTCCACGGGGCGGGACTTTGGGTCGCTGCGGCGGCCGCGCAGGCCGGCGAAGCCGTCGACGGCGTGGCCATCGATACGGAAGGATTTCGTTTTGCTAACCTGACTTCCTATGCGGATCCTCTGTTCCTCCCGGGAGCGGTGAAGTACGGCGATGTGCCAGGCCTGTTATCACTGCTTGATAAACAACCACTCTGGCTGGCTGGCGAGAACGCCCAAACCATCGACGAACTGAATCAAAACCGCGCTGAGCGCGGGGCTGCCGGAATTATTTGCCCAAAAGAAACGGCCGAGGAAAAATCCTCGGCCGTAGTGGACTGGTTGTTGAAGGTGTCTCAATAA
- a CDS encoding NAD(P)/FAD-dependent oxidoreductase codes for MSTNCDLIVVGGGFAGLTCAQAAAARGLRTVVLERKDDVGAACHTTGILVKEVADAWDVPRSMTRRIHGVRLYAPSLKWIDLHSPGYFFLATDTPAMMRWLAGVAEDAGAKIRLGTSFQGCERDSAGVRLAEQALNATYLVGADGPRSRVAADLGLAKNQQFLVGAEVELTGVRGLDADRLHVFLDTRLAKGYIAWAVPGVGVTQVGLATRGPIAGRIDALLEQLAKVCDLSQSEVVARRGGLIPCGGPVRPWRTQNAMLLGDSAGMVSPLTAGGIHPAMQLGRVAGVAIANHLLDAAPEPWRAVAALAPNFAFKRCLRTAFDVLPTNWLFDQALSSAMFRRMAQVIFFHHRGLFSLEAWREILLAAR; via the coding sequence ATGTCCACCAACTGCGATCTGATTGTCGTCGGCGGCGGTTTCGCTGGACTGACTTGCGCGCAGGCCGCCGCGGCGCGTGGGCTGCGGACCGTGGTGCTGGAACGCAAAGACGACGTCGGCGCCGCGTGCCATACGACCGGCATCCTCGTCAAAGAAGTCGCCGACGCCTGGGACGTGCCCCGGTCGATGACGCGGCGCATTCATGGCGTCCGGCTGTACGCCCCTTCACTCAAGTGGATCGATCTCCACTCGCCCGGATATTTCTTCCTGGCGACTGACACGCCGGCGATGATGCGCTGGCTGGCGGGCGTCGCCGAGGACGCGGGGGCGAAGATTCGCCTGGGGACGAGCTTCCAAGGCTGCGAACGCGACAGCGCGGGCGTACGCCTCGCGGAACAGGCGCTTAACGCCACGTACCTAGTTGGCGCCGACGGGCCGCGCTCCCGCGTGGCGGCCGACCTCGGGCTCGCCAAGAATCAGCAATTCCTGGTCGGGGCGGAAGTCGAACTGACCGGCGTTCGCGGCCTGGACGCCGATCGACTGCACGTGTTCCTCGACACGCGTTTGGCCAAGGGGTACATCGCCTGGGCCGTGCCAGGCGTCGGCGTCACGCAAGTCGGGCTGGCAACGCGCGGCCCGATCGCCGGGCGGATCGACGCGCTCCTCGAACAACTGGCCAAAGTCTGCGATTTGTCCCAATCGGAGGTCGTAGCCCGGCGCGGAGGGTTGATCCCTTGCGGCGGTCCAGTCCGACCCTGGCGCACCCAGAACGCCATGCTGCTTGGTGACTCGGCAGGGATGGTCTCACCACTTACCGCCGGCGGCATCCATCCCGCGATGCAACTGGGGCGCGTGGCAGGAGTGGCGATCGCCAATCATTTGCTCGACGCGGCGCCGGAACCCTGGCGAGCCGTCGCGGCGCTCGCGCCGAACTTCGCATTTAAGCGCTGTTTGCGCACTGCATTTGATGTGCTGCCCACCAACTGGCTCTTCGACCAGGCGCTCTCCTCGGCGATGTTTCGTCGGATGGCCCAAGTCATCTTCTTCCACCACCGCGGCCTCTTCTCGCTAGAAGCCTGGCGGGAGATCTTGCTGGCGGCACGTTAG